In the genome of Cellvibrio sp. KY-YJ-3, one region contains:
- a CDS encoding PLDc N-terminal domain-containing protein, producing the protein MNVEVGGLLGLILLICVVYAIVKTTQSSASTGNKVIWIVVLLLLPLLGFILWFLFGPK; encoded by the coding sequence ATGAACGTTGAAGTCGGTGGGTTATTAGGTCTTATTTTGTTGATTTGTGTTGTTTACGCCATTGTAAAAACAACACAAAGTAGTGCAAGCACGGGAAATAAAGTGATCTGGATTGTGGTGTTATTGTTGTTGCCACTGCTCGGGTTTATTTTGTGGTTTTTGTTTGGTCCAAAATAA
- a CDS encoding antibiotic biosynthesis monooxygenase, translating into MYSATFIFDKKQFDDAFYELDKSIAEVAKNTQGYIGEEAWENPETGRVSNVYYWETMDGLHELMQHPKHLEAKAAQANWLNGYQVVIAQVLRAYGDGTFAHPTDSLKHRPA; encoded by the coding sequence ATGTATTCGGCAACGTTCATTTTTGATAAAAAGCAATTCGATGATGCGTTTTATGAATTGGATAAAAGCATCGCTGAGGTCGCCAAAAATACCCAGGGTTATATTGGGGAAGAAGCCTGGGAAAATCCTGAAACCGGGCGCGTCTCCAATGTGTATTATTGGGAAACAATGGACGGCTTGCATGAACTGATGCAGCACCCGAAACATCTGGAAGCCAAGGCTGCACAGGCCAATTGGTTAAATGGTTATCAAGTTGTGATCGCGCAGGTATTGCGCGCTTATGGCGATGGTACATTTGCGCATCCGACTGATTCATTAAAGCACCGGCCTGCGTGA
- a CDS encoding TIGR00645 family protein, whose product MNDVPPVYKTGFFPALIFGSRWLQLPLYLGLIIAQCAYVFLFLKELAHLVMDINSLNEQAIMLIVLGLIDVVMISNLLVMVIVGGYETFVSRLRLDGHPDQPEWLSHVNATVLKVKLAMAIIGISSIHLLKTFIEAGNIGMPDAKFTEEGVMWQTIIHMAFIASAIGIAYTDLLMQRVSSANKNGH is encoded by the coding sequence ATGAACGACGTTCCTCCCGTATACAAAACCGGTTTTTTTCCTGCCCTCATTTTTGGTTCGCGCTGGTTGCAGCTACCCCTGTATCTGGGTTTGATTATCGCCCAATGCGCCTACGTATTTTTGTTTCTGAAAGAGCTGGCGCATTTGGTGATGGATATTAACTCACTCAACGAACAAGCCATTATGTTGATTGTTTTGGGCTTGATCGATGTGGTGATGATTTCTAACCTGTTGGTGATGGTAATTGTGGGGGGGTATGAAACGTTTGTGTCGCGCCTGCGTTTGGATGGGCACCCGGATCAACCCGAGTGGTTAAGTCACGTTAATGCCACGGTATTAAAAGTAAAGTTGGCTATGGCGATTATCGGCATCTCCTCCATCCACTTGTTAAAAACCTTTATTGAGGCTGGCAACATTGGTATGCCCGATGCGAAATTTACTGAAGAAGGTGTGATGTGGCAGACCATTATTCACATGGCATTTATTGCGTCAGCAATTGGTATTGCTTACACCGATTTGTTGATGCAGCGTGTGAGCTCTGCCAATAAAAATGGACATTAA
- the lolB gene encoding lipoprotein insertase outer membrane protein LolB, with protein MMQRCFICLLLLVTISGCAQRGTFAPPPDLVAHQQQLQRITHWELNGKLGIRTPDESGSASLKWAQQLADYQINLSGPLGQKRMIITGTPGKVRLEQTGSDTLEAKSAESLIKEAAGWTLPVAQLTYWVRGVPAPKQRITHLQQNESGLIAQLQQGGWSITYNNYKNYNHRDQAFSLPGKITAEHDDVRLILVIRDWQLGN; from the coding sequence ATGATGCAACGCTGTTTTATCTGCCTGCTGCTATTAGTGACCATCAGCGGCTGCGCCCAGCGCGGCACATTTGCACCACCGCCGGATCTGGTCGCCCACCAGCAGCAATTACAGCGCATCACCCACTGGGAACTGAACGGCAAGCTGGGTATTCGCACCCCGGACGAAAGCGGCAGCGCCTCGCTCAAGTGGGCCCAACAACTCGCTGATTACCAAATCAACCTCAGTGGCCCACTCGGCCAAAAGCGGATGATTATTACCGGCACACCCGGTAAGGTGCGCCTCGAACAAACCGGCAGCGACACACTGGAAGCTAAAAGTGCCGAGTCGCTTATTAAAGAAGCGGCGGGCTGGACACTACCGGTAGCGCAACTCACCTACTGGGTGCGCGGTGTTCCCGCCCCCAAACAACGCATCACCCACTTGCAACAAAATGAGTCCGGGCTGATCGCGCAACTCCAGCAGGGCGGCTGGTCCATCACCTATAACAACTACAAAAACTACAACCACCGCGACCAAGCCTTTTCCCTGCCCGGCAAAATCACTGCAGAACATGACGATGTCCGCCTGATTCTGGTAATTCGCGATTGGCAGCTGGGCAACTAA
- a CDS encoding tetratricopeptide repeat protein, with translation MIKHRPLILSSMTLYWVLSGCSLPASRTVAAVDQTPEPSAPAAEVRVQIPARPFPTETLYSLLTAEIAGSRAQYDLALGNYVQQARETRDPQVAERATLIARYLNDYSTALEMAKLWTNAVPHNQDALANASLAHLQLGQLREAFEFSRRLLDEGGEPLFQNIAASAASVDDAARTKLLEDFAHELEQHPEDEQLLVGTGILLQQSGDYDAAMQQVHKTLKLHPRSIPAAILEANLLHQLKRDQEAIAKMASLLEFYPENTSLRQQYARILTHHDMTLAQEQFAILSQQLPGNGDMLLSLGIIALERRDLDTARASFEELLDRDQHIAAAHYYLGRMAEARNDLQEAIIHYLQVNSGNDFLSATLQLLDIFVRLEDFLSAEQHMNRVRLRFPDQSEALYVLHGQTLIKHNYLTQAEQVLSDGLTSFPSSTHLLFARAMLNNERQRLPATERDLRQILKQDSDNVAALNSLGYILADRTQRYSEAYELLEKALRLKPDDAAIIDSMGWLYYRTGKYPEALSHLRQAYEASPNAEIGAHLGEVLWVIGETEEARRVWREAQQLEPDNATIRETLNRLKADL, from the coding sequence ATGATCAAACACCGCCCGCTGATACTGTCGAGCATGACCCTCTACTGGGTATTGAGTGGCTGCAGCCTGCCCGCCAGTCGCACCGTTGCCGCCGTAGATCAGACACCTGAGCCAAGCGCGCCGGCAGCGGAGGTGCGCGTTCAGATCCCCGCCCGCCCCTTCCCAACCGAAACACTTTATTCACTGCTCACGGCTGAAATTGCCGGTAGTCGGGCGCAATATGATCTGGCACTGGGCAACTATGTGCAGCAGGCGCGTGAAACCCGTGACCCGCAGGTGGCGGAGCGCGCCACACTGATCGCGCGCTACCTGAACGATTATTCCACCGCATTGGAAATGGCCAAGCTGTGGACGAATGCCGTCCCCCACAACCAGGATGCACTGGCCAACGCGTCGCTGGCACACCTGCAACTCGGGCAATTACGTGAAGCTTTTGAGTTTTCACGCCGCCTGCTGGATGAAGGTGGAGAGCCACTGTTTCAAAATATCGCCGCCAGCGCCGCCAGTGTTGACGATGCGGCCCGGACGAAATTGCTGGAGGATTTTGCGCACGAATTGGAGCAGCACCCTGAAGATGAGCAACTGCTGGTCGGCACCGGGATATTGCTACAACAAAGCGGCGACTATGACGCAGCAATGCAACAGGTTCACAAAACCCTGAAGCTGCACCCGCGCAGTATCCCCGCGGCTATTTTGGAAGCAAACCTGCTGCACCAACTCAAGCGCGACCAGGAAGCGATTGCCAAAATGGCAAGCCTGCTGGAGTTCTACCCGGAAAATACCAGCCTGCGCCAACAATACGCGCGCATCCTGACCCACCATGATATGACTCTGGCGCAGGAACAGTTCGCGATCCTCAGCCAGCAATTGCCGGGCAATGGCGATATGTTGCTCTCCCTGGGCATTATTGCCCTGGAGCGCCGCGATCTGGATACCGCGCGCGCCAGCTTCGAGGAATTACTGGATCGCGATCAACATATAGCTGCCGCCCACTATTATTTAGGGCGGATGGCGGAAGCGCGCAACGACCTGCAAGAGGCGATCATCCACTACCTGCAAGTAAATAGCGGCAATGATTTCCTCTCGGCCACCCTGCAGTTGCTAGATATTTTTGTCCGACTGGAGGATTTCCTCAGCGCCGAGCAGCACATGAATCGCGTGCGCTTGCGCTTTCCCGATCAAAGTGAAGCTCTGTATGTATTGCACGGCCAAACACTCATCAAACACAACTATTTGACCCAAGCCGAGCAAGTACTTAGCGACGGACTGACCAGCTTCCCCAGCAGCACGCACCTGCTGTTTGCTCGCGCCATGCTCAACAACGAACGCCAACGCCTGCCCGCCACCGAGCGCGACTTGCGTCAGATCCTCAAACAAGACAGCGACAACGTGGCCGCACTTAACTCGCTCGGCTACATACTCGCGGACCGCACCCAGCGCTACAGTGAAGCCTATGAGCTGCTGGAAAAAGCATTGCGCCTGAAACCGGATGATGCCGCGATTATCGACTCCATGGGCTGGCTCTACTATCGCACCGGCAAATACCCGGAAGCGCTGAGCCACCTGCGCCAAGCTTACGAGGCATCGCCCAATGCTGAGATTGGCGCGCACCTGGGCGAAGTGCTGTGGGTGATAGGCGAGACCGAAGAAGCGCGCCGCGTCTGGCGCGAAGCACAACAGCTGGAGCCAGACAACGCCACCATCCGCGAAACACTCAACCGCCTGAAGGCCGATTTATGA
- the hemA gene encoding glutamyl-tRNA reductase, whose protein sequence is MTLLAFGINHTTAPLALRERVAFAPENLQSALQEACAQAGLTEVAILSTCNRTEIYATSESDAQAIQQWLVAHTAIEAADLANSYYCYENHNAVRHMMKVAGGLDSLVLGEPQILGQMKSAFAVAKEAGTLGAELHATFQQVFNIAKRVRTETAIGENPVSVAYAAVSLAQQIFSNLKQDTALLIGAGETIELVARHLVEQGIKHIIVANRTLDRAQRLAREFNGEAILLADIPEHLQRADIVISSTASQLPLLGKGAVESALKKRKHKPMFMLDIAVPRDIEEQVGELDDVYLYTVDDLHAVIDENKKSRVAAADQAEDIISEGVEQFLRHQRALTAVGTVKAYRQKAEQLRDMELQKALRSLQGGANAEQVLQQFARNLTNKLIHSPTTVLKEASASSRHHVLQVAHELFDLSLDSEFPNASEESVNPAADKSSDASEP, encoded by the coding sequence ATGACCCTGTTAGCCTTTGGCATAAACCATACCACTGCACCTCTTGCCCTGCGCGAGCGGGTTGCCTTTGCGCCGGAAAACCTGCAGTCCGCACTGCAGGAGGCCTGTGCGCAGGCGGGTTTAACCGAAGTGGCGATCCTCTCTACCTGCAATCGCACGGAGATTTATGCCACCAGTGAGAGTGACGCCCAGGCGATTCAGCAGTGGTTGGTCGCCCATACCGCGATAGAAGCGGCTGACCTGGCGAATAGCTACTACTGCTATGAGAATCACAACGCGGTGCGCCATATGATGAAAGTGGCCGGTGGTCTGGATTCGCTAGTGCTGGGTGAACCGCAAATTTTGGGCCAAATGAAGTCAGCTTTTGCGGTGGCGAAAGAAGCAGGCACCCTCGGCGCGGAATTACATGCGACCTTCCAGCAGGTTTTTAATATCGCCAAGCGGGTGCGTACCGAAACCGCGATTGGTGAAAACCCGGTGTCAGTGGCTTACGCCGCAGTGAGTCTGGCGCAGCAGATTTTCTCTAATTTAAAGCAGGACACAGCGCTGCTGATCGGCGCGGGTGAAACCATCGAATTGGTGGCGCGTCATTTGGTGGAGCAGGGCATCAAACATATTATTGTCGCCAACCGCACCTTGGATCGCGCCCAGCGCCTTGCGCGGGAGTTTAACGGCGAGGCGATTTTGCTGGCGGATATCCCCGAACATTTGCAGCGTGCGGATATCGTCATCTCCTCCACTGCCAGCCAATTGCCCTTATTAGGCAAGGGGGCGGTGGAATCTGCCCTGAAAAAGCGCAAACACAAACCGATGTTTATGCTCGACATCGCCGTACCGCGCGATATTGAAGAACAGGTCGGTGAGCTCGACGATGTGTACCTTTACACCGTGGATGATTTGCACGCGGTGATTGATGAAAACAAAAAATCCCGCGTTGCCGCTGCTGATCAAGCGGAAGATATTATCAGCGAGGGAGTGGAGCAATTTTTGCGTCACCAGCGCGCGCTCACAGCGGTGGGAACGGTAAAAGCCTATCGCCAAAAAGCGGAGCAGCTGCGCGATATGGAGTTGCAAAAAGCGCTGCGCAGTTTGCAGGGGGGTGCCAATGCCGAGCAGGTGCTGCAGCAATTTGCACGCAACCTCACCAACAAATTAATTCACTCGCCCACCACCGTATTAAAAGAGGCGAGTGCCAGTTCGCGTCACCATGTATTGCAGGTGGCGCACGAGTTGTTTGACTTGTCGTTAGACTCTGAATTCCCAAACGCGTCTGAAGAATCTGTTAACCCCGCTGCCGACAAAAGCAGCGATGCAAGTGAGCCATAA
- a CDS encoding DUF1294 domain-containing protein, with product MIAKSTRHKSAKKSIPWALCIVLAALPVAGVTDLLLRHKTVVPLLVIVSASLLAYYFYWTDKRRAQRNEWRVPEASLHLCALVGGWPGAFVAQQQFRHKTKKISFLSVFWLIVLSHQVLWFDWLFMDGKWLVSLFS from the coding sequence ATGATCGCCAAATCCACTCGGCATAAGTCCGCAAAAAAGTCTATTCCCTGGGCGCTTTGTATTGTATTGGCTGCTCTGCCTGTTGCAGGTGTAACTGACCTGTTGCTCCGCCACAAAACGGTGGTGCCGCTGTTAGTGATAGTATCTGCCAGTCTGCTCGCTTATTACTTTTACTGGACCGACAAACGCCGCGCGCAGCGCAATGAATGGCGTGTTCCCGAAGCGAGTTTACATTTGTGTGCATTGGTGGGTGGTTGGCCTGGTGCGTTTGTGGCACAGCAACAATTTCGCCACAAAACCAAAAAAATATCCTTTTTGTCGGTATTTTGGTTGATAGTGCTGTCTCACCAGGTGTTATGGTTTGATTGGTTGTTTATGGACGGCAAGTGGCTGGTATCATTGTTTAGTTAA
- a CDS encoding exonuclease domain-containing protein, with translation MRHHPCPTIIDIEASGFGSRSYPIEIGAIKANGERYCALIKPQDEWQHWSSDAEAMHGISRDVLCGRGKPVRQVCTELNQFLGEITAYSDAWTHDSAWLNCLFFAGRIQPLFHLSPIEMIASEAQLLIWDATKKKLAKEHGARRHRASVDAHLIQQTYLRTRTRLQAEPQLALRGGLL, from the coding sequence ATGCGCCATCACCCCTGCCCAACCATTATCGACATTGAAGCCTCCGGCTTTGGCTCCCGCAGTTACCCTATTGAAATCGGGGCAATCAAGGCCAATGGCGAGCGCTACTGTGCGCTAATAAAACCGCAGGATGAGTGGCAGCACTGGTCAAGCGACGCAGAGGCAATGCATGGTATCAGTCGCGATGTGCTCTGCGGGCGCGGCAAACCAGTGCGACAGGTATGCACGGAGCTGAATCAGTTTTTAGGTGAGATCACCGCTTACAGCGATGCCTGGACCCACGATAGCGCCTGGCTTAACTGCCTGTTTTTTGCGGGGCGCATCCAGCCTCTCTTCCACCTCAGCCCAATAGAAATGATTGCCAGCGAAGCCCAACTGCTGATTTGGGATGCCACCAAAAAGAAGCTGGCAAAAGAACATGGGGCGCGCCGCCACCGCGCGAGCGTGGATGCACACCTGATCCAACAAACCTATTTGCGTACCCGCACCCGCCTGCAAGCTGAACCACAACTCGCGCTACGCGGCGGATTGCTCTGA
- the prmC gene encoding peptide chain release factor N(5)-glutamine methyltransferase, protein MSNITVAQCLQRAYELESLSDSARLDIELILCHILQKNRTYLFTWPEKTLSPEQEEEFLQFFTRRKSGEPIAHIIGMREFWSLPLAVNNSTLIPRPDTELLVETVLDLFAQDAPQQARRGLDLGTGTGAIVLAIASEKPHWKLLGVDFSADAVALAEYNRAALGFNHVAIAQSDWFENVGAQAFDVIVSNPPYIDPQDPHLAQGDVRFEPRSALIAANHGLADIELIIQQAWDYLNLQGWLLLEHGYDQAHAVRELFRQRGFVQVETRRDLGGNERITLGRKGQE, encoded by the coding sequence ATGAGCAACATCACCGTTGCACAATGTTTACAGCGCGCCTATGAACTTGAATCCCTCAGTGATTCGGCGCGCTTGGATATTGAATTAATCCTCTGTCATATCCTGCAAAAAAATCGCACTTACCTTTTTACCTGGCCGGAAAAAACCTTATCGCCCGAACAGGAAGAAGAGTTTTTGCAATTTTTCACGCGCCGTAAATCCGGCGAGCCGATTGCACATATTATCGGCATGCGCGAATTCTGGTCGCTGCCACTCGCCGTGAATAATTCCACCTTGATTCCACGCCCGGACACCGAGTTGTTAGTAGAAACGGTGTTGGATTTATTTGCGCAGGATGCGCCGCAGCAAGCTCGTCGCGGTTTGGATTTAGGCACAGGCACTGGTGCAATTGTGTTAGCCATCGCCAGCGAAAAACCGCACTGGAAATTACTGGGGGTGGATTTCTCGGCGGATGCCGTTGCACTCGCGGAATACAATCGTGCGGCTTTGGGTTTTAATCATGTTGCCATCGCACAGAGTGATTGGTTTGAAAACGTTGGCGCACAAGCATTTGATGTGATTGTCAGCAACCCGCCGTATATTGATCCGCAAGATCCGCATTTAGCGCAGGGTGATGTGCGTTTTGAACCGCGCTCGGCATTAATTGCCGCTAACCATGGCTTGGCGGATATCGAACTGATTATTCAGCAGGCTTGGGATTATCTAAATTTGCAGGGGTGGTTGTTGCTGGAACATGGTTACGATCAAGCACACGCAGTCCGGGAATTATTTCGCCAGCGTGGGTTTGTGCAGGTGGAAACCCGGCGCGATTTGGGCGGCAACGAACGTATCACACTGGGCAGGAAAGGTCAGGAGTAA
- a CDS encoding adenosine kinase — protein sequence MNKHYHIYGIGAALVDTEITLTDADLTRMAVAKGVMTLVDEARQNTLMDYLSDHLVASHRASGGSAANTIIAASYFGCNNFYSCKVANDENGAFYLDDIQAAGVATPAHITPPAGITGKCLVMITPDAERTMNTFLGISETLSVNELDVGAVAKSHYVYIEGYLVSSTTGRAAAIELRKQAEANHTKTALSLSDPAMVQFFYDGLVEMIGEGVDLIFCNRDEAIGFTKTHSLEEACIGLKKYCKQFAITCGADGALVFDGNELIQVAGAAATPVDTNGAGDMFAGAFLYAINQGKDFKTAAEFANIAAAKVVSQFGPRLKPEQYAELKEGFFN from the coding sequence ATGAACAAGCACTATCACATCTACGGCATAGGCGCGGCACTGGTCGATACCGAAATTACCCTCACCGATGCTGACCTCACACGCATGGCCGTTGCCAAAGGAGTGATGACGCTGGTAGATGAAGCGCGCCAAAACACACTTATGGATTATTTGAGCGATCACCTGGTTGCATCACATCGCGCCAGCGGTGGCTCGGCGGCCAATACCATCATCGCCGCCAGTTATTTTGGCTGTAATAATTTTTATTCGTGCAAAGTCGCCAACGATGAAAACGGCGCGTTCTATCTGGACGATATTCAAGCCGCCGGTGTGGCAACCCCGGCACACATCACACCGCCCGCCGGTATTACTGGCAAATGCTTGGTGATGATTACCCCCGATGCCGAGCGCACCATGAATACCTTTCTCGGTATTAGCGAAACACTCTCGGTGAATGAACTGGATGTGGGTGCAGTTGCAAAATCCCACTACGTTTACATTGAAGGCTATTTGGTGAGTTCCACCACTGGTCGCGCGGCGGCGATTGAATTGCGCAAACAGGCCGAAGCCAACCACACCAAAACGGCATTGAGTTTGTCTGACCCGGCAATGGTGCAATTTTTTTACGACGGTTTGGTGGAAATGATTGGCGAGGGTGTGGATTTAATTTTCTGCAACCGCGACGAAGCCATCGGCTTTACCAAAACACACTCGCTTGAAGAAGCTTGTATTGGGCTGAAAAAATATTGCAAACAATTTGCGATTACCTGCGGTGCAGACGGTGCGCTGGTTTTTGATGGCAATGAATTGATTCAGGTTGCCGGCGCTGCCGCGACACCAGTAGATACCAACGGCGCTGGCGATATGTTTGCCGGTGCGTTTTTGTATGCCATCAACCAGGGCAAAGATTTTAAAACCGCAGCAGAGTTTGCCAATATTGCCGCCGCCAAAGTGGTGTCACAATTTGGCCCGCGCTTGAAACCAGAGCAATATGCAGAATTAAAAGAAGGTTTTTTTAACTAA
- a CDS encoding molybdopterin-synthase adenylyltransferase MoeB, translating into MNDEQLLRYSRQIMLPDVDLDGQDKLLAARVLIIGLGGLGSPVAMYLAAAGVGHLTLVDFDAVDLTNLQRQIVHTTARIGMNKAASAAQTLRELNPDVKIETIEKLLDADELVAQVKLATVVADCTDNFQTRFAINAACVAAKVPLVSGAAIRLEGQVAVFDARAETSPCYRCLYEEDSDDLTCAANGVLAPLVGIIGSMQALETIKLICGFGSSLAGRLLLLDARHSQWRELKLPKDHNCPVCSQCASA; encoded by the coding sequence ATGAATGACGAACAACTGCTGCGCTACTCACGCCAGATAATGCTGCCCGATGTCGATCTCGATGGGCAGGACAAGTTATTAGCCGCGCGAGTATTAATTATTGGCTTGGGTGGTTTGGGTTCGCCGGTCGCGATGTATTTAGCGGCGGCCGGTGTTGGCCACTTAACACTGGTGGATTTTGATGCGGTGGATTTAACCAATCTGCAACGTCAAATTGTGCATACTACGGCGCGTATCGGTATGAACAAAGCGGCCTCGGCAGCGCAGACCTTACGCGAACTAAACCCCGACGTAAAAATTGAAACCATCGAAAAATTGCTCGATGCCGATGAGCTTGTTGCACAGGTTAAATTGGCTACGGTGGTGGCGGATTGCACCGATAATTTCCAAACCCGTTTTGCGATTAACGCCGCCTGTGTTGCTGCAAAAGTACCGTTGGTATCGGGCGCCGCAATTCGGTTGGAAGGGCAGGTCGCGGTGTTTGATGCACGCGCTGAAACCAGCCCCTGTTATCGCTGTTTATATGAAGAAGATAGCGATGATCTAACTTGTGCAGCAAACGGCGTGCTCGCCCCGCTGGTAGGGATTATCGGTTCGATGCAGGCATTGGAAACCATCAAATTAATTTGTGGCTTTGGCTCCAGTCTTGCCGGGCGTTTGCTGCTGCTGGATGCACGCCATAGCCAGTGGCGCGAATTGAAGTTGCCGAAAGATCACAATTGCCCGGTATGCAGCCAGTGTGCGTCGGCCTAA
- the prfA gene encoding peptide chain release factor 1, translating to MKASILEKLDRLKERYEEVSAMLSEADIINNQNRFRDLSKEYAELEPVVQGYQNYLNLLANIEEAKHLLVDGDDDMKEMAEEELKDCEAQLEPMQLELQKLLLPKDPNDEKNCYLEIRAGTGGDEAAIFSGDLFRMYSRYAETQGWRVEVLSQNEGEHGGFKEIITLVSGQGVYSKLKFESGAHRVQRVPETESQGRIHTSACTVAVMPEADEMEEININKADLRIDTFRASGAGGQHVNKTDSAIRIVHLPTGLVIECQDERSQHKNRARAMSLLATKLKTMQEDAAHKSLSDERRNLVGSGDRSERIRTYNYPQGRVTDHRINLTLYSLDAIMQGDLDPVVGPLANEYQADQLAAIAD from the coding sequence ATGAAAGCGTCTATTTTAGAAAAACTGGATCGCCTTAAAGAGCGCTACGAAGAAGTCAGTGCCATGTTGTCGGAAGCGGACATCATCAATAACCAAAACCGATTCCGCGATCTCTCCAAAGAGTACGCCGAGTTAGAGCCGGTGGTGCAAGGCTATCAAAATTATTTAAATCTGCTTGCCAATATCGAAGAAGCCAAACACCTGCTGGTGGACGGCGATGACGATATGAAAGAAATGGCCGAGGAAGAGTTAAAAGATTGCGAAGCGCAACTTGAGCCGATGCAGCTGGAATTGCAAAAACTGCTGCTGCCCAAAGATCCGAATGACGAAAAAAATTGTTATCTGGAAATTCGCGCTGGCACTGGTGGTGATGAAGCGGCAATTTTCTCTGGCGATTTATTCCGTATGTATTCGCGCTATGCTGAAACGCAAGGCTGGCGAGTGGAAGTGCTCAGCCAGAACGAAGGTGAACACGGCGGCTTTAAAGAAATTATTACGCTGGTAAGCGGGCAGGGCGTGTATTCAAAATTAAAATTTGAATCGGGCGCACACCGGGTACAACGCGTGCCGGAAACTGAATCCCAAGGTCGTATCCATACCTCCGCTTGCACTGTGGCAGTGATGCCGGAAGCGGATGAAATGGAAGAGATCAATATCAACAAAGCCGATTTGCGTATTGATACCTTCCGTGCGTCCGGTGCCGGTGGTCAGCACGTTAATAAAACCGACTCGGCAATTCGGATTGTGCATTTGCCGACTGGCCTGGTTATTGAGTGTCAGGATGAACGCTCGCAGCATAAAAACCGCGCGCGTGCGATGAGTTTGCTCGCCACCAAATTAAAAACCATGCAGGAAGATGCTGCGCATAAATCACTCTCCGATGAGCGCCGCAATCTGGTCGGCTCCGGTGATCGCTCCGAACGTATTCGCACTTACAACTATCCGCAAGGGCGCGTGACTGATCATCGCATTAACCTCACGCTTTATTCGTTGGATGCGATTATGCAGGGCGATCTCGATCCGGTGGTCGGGCCGCTGGCAAATGAATATCAAGCCGATCAATTAGCGGCGATTGCGGATTAA
- the ispE gene encoding 4-(cytidine 5'-diphospho)-2-C-methyl-D-erythritol kinase: MSSLTLLSPAKLNLFLHITGRRADGYHNLQTLFQLLDYGDEMTFNTRSDGQITLSPELPGVAFEQNLIIKAVRKLEAYKSAAAGVDIQLQKRLPMGGGIGGGSSNAATTLVALNHLWNCGLTKNQLQTIGLQLGADVPVFINAQTAWAEGVGEALEPIKMQPKWFLVVQPDCHVSTAEIFLHKDLTRDTSAIKVAAFLERGGKNDCEALVRKLYQQVDKALIWLQKFDRNARMTGTGACVFASFESAEKAQQVQALLPSDLPGFVAQGVNQSPLYKLLPPN; the protein is encoded by the coding sequence ATGAGTAGCTTGACGCTGTTATCCCCCGCCAAACTCAACTTGTTTTTGCATATCACCGGCCGCCGCGCCGATGGTTATCACAACCTGCAAACGCTGTTTCAATTGCTCGATTACGGCGATGAAATGACCTTTAACACCCGCAGCGATGGCCAAATCACCCTCTCGCCCGAGTTGCCTGGTGTCGCCTTCGAGCAAAATTTAATTATCAAAGCCGTGCGTAAACTCGAAGCCTATAAAAGCGCAGCGGCCGGTGTAGATATCCAATTGCAAAAACGCCTGCCCATGGGCGGCGGTATTGGCGGTGGTAGCAGTAATGCAGCCACAACTCTTGTCGCCCTCAATCATTTATGGAATTGCGGGCTCACCAAAAACCAGCTGCAAACAATCGGTTTACAACTCGGTGCCGATGTTCCCGTTTTTATCAATGCGCAAACCGCATGGGCCGAAGGGGTTGGCGAAGCACTTGAGCCTATTAAAATGCAGCCAAAATGGTTTTTGGTTGTGCAACCTGACTGCCATGTATCCACTGCAGAAATTTTTTTACATAAAGATTTGACAAGAGATACGTCGGCCATTAAAGTGGCGGCCTTCCTTGAGCGGGGCGGTAAAAATGACTGCGAAGCCCTAGTGAGAAAGCTCTACCAGCAGGTAGATAAAGCACTCATTTGGCTACAGAAATTTGATCGTAACGCGAGAATGACGGGAACCGGAGCATGCGTTTTTGCAAGCTTTGAGTCGGCAGAAAAAGCACAGCAAGTGCAGGCATTATTGCCCAGTGATCTGCCCGGTTTTGTAGCACAAGGTGTAAATCAATCACCGCTCTACAAACTGCTTCCGCCAAACTAA